A region from the Chlamydiales bacterium genome encodes:
- a CDS encoding OsmC family protein, whose product MTEVEIVYEGGLRTRCVHEESGEALRTDAPKDNQGKGEFFSPTDLIGVALGSCILTIMGIYAKRHNLDLTGTKVNVSKEMKSGPRRIGKITLNFTSPHKFDAEVQKQLEKAATECPVHASLHPDLEQIVTFEWGKS is encoded by the coding sequence ATGACAGAGGTTGAAATCGTCTACGAGGGTGGTTTGCGGACGCGCTGCGTGCATGAAGAGAGCGGCGAGGCCCTCCGTACAGATGCGCCGAAGGACAACCAGGGAAAAGGGGAGTTCTTCTCTCCAACAGACCTCATAGGAGTGGCTCTCGGCTCTTGCATCCTCACAATCATGGGCATCTATGCGAAGCGCCACAACTTAGATCTCACTGGAACCAAGGTCAATGTCTCGAAGGAGATGAAGAGCGGCCCGAGAAGGATCGGCAAGATCACACTCAACTTCACCTCGCCTCACAAATTTGATGCAGAGGTGCAAAAACAGCTAGAAAAAGCCGCCACCGAGTGTCCTGTGCACGCCAGTCTCCATCCAGATTTGGAGCAGATCGTAACATTTGAGTGGGGGAAGTCTTGA